The Mycosarcoma maydis chromosome 13, whole genome shotgun sequence region GTCGAGGCTGGTCTCAAGGACCCTGAACCCGTTGTGCGCAAAGCTGCCTGCGTTGCTCTCGGTTGCCTCtgcgagatgctcgaggaAGAGTGCGCTGCCAAGCACGCTACTTTACTGCCCGTCATCATGGAGCTGGTCAACGACGCTGCCACTCAGCGATCCGCGTGCACCGCCCTCGACTCGCTTCTCGAGGTTATGGGCTCCGACATCTCGCAGTACTTGCCCGCCATCATGGAGCGTCTCGCTGGCCTCCTCGAGACTGCGCCCATCCCCGTCAAGGCCACCGTCACTGGCGCTATCGGCAGTGCCGCCCACGCATCCAAGGCGGGCTTCCTGCCGTACTTTGACCAGACCATGCAGCGCATCAAGCCCTTCCTCACCCTCACCGAGGAGGGCGACGCCATGGATCTACGCGgcatcaccaccgacaCGGTCGGCACCTTTGCCGAGGCTGTGGGCAAGGAAGCTTTCCGCCCCTACTTCCAGGACTTGATGAAACTCGCCTTCGAGGGCTTGGACCTGAACAACCCACGCCTGCGTGAGTGCAGCTTTATCTTCTTTGCTGTCATGTCGCGTGTGTTTGGCGAGGAATTCACGCCATTCCTTCAGCACGTCGTTCCTCGCCTTATTCAGTCATGCCAGCAATCCGAGCACGACCCTGTTCCGGGCGCTTCGGGCGACGGCACCATCAACGGCATTGGCATCCCGGGCATGAGCGCcggcggcgacgatgacgacgatgacgacggaTTTGTGGACATTGACGAGCTTAACGACGCCTTCCTCAACGTCAACTCGGCCATTGCCATCGAAAAGGAAGTGGCGGCTGACTCGCTTGGCGAAATCTTTGCGCACACCAAATCCGGCTTCCTTCCCTACATTCAGGAGtcggtcgagcagctcgtgaTCCTGCTGGAGCACTTCTACCAGGGCATCCGAAAGAGCGCTGTTTCGGCTCTGTTCACCTACATCAACACGCTCAACGAGCTGAGCCAGCCGCAGCCATGGCAGTCTGGTGTGCAGGTCAAGGTGCCTCTGAACGCCGACGTGCAGAAGCTTGTCAACGCTGTCATCCCTGCCGTCATGGAGATGTGGGAGAGCGAAGACGACCGGTAAGTTATAAAGCAATTGCTCGACGCAGGACAGAGACAGATGCAGAATCCATGGACCGCTGCGGTGGCCGACAAATAGGGTGCCAGCCACACTTCACAGGATGACAACATTTCTCAGCTCACAATGACGTCCGTTATAGGAGCGGTCGAACGACTATAATTTTTAACCTAAATTCACTGACTCTTGGCACCCGctcgcagcaacagctgGCCGCAACAAAGGGTTCCATACTTCAGCATCTGCCCTCACCCTGTCTTGACTAGGATCTTGGAAGGCTCAAGAAACGCCTACTGACATTCTGCTATTACATTGCTGTCTTTTTAACAGAACCGCCGCTATCGAAGTCTGCCAGTCGTTGGCTGAGTGCCTCAACAAGAATGGCCCTGCCATCATTGCGCCTGACCACCTGGACACAGTGTGCACGTATACGATCATGATcctcgagaagaagagtCCACctcagctcgactcggagATTCCGGAAGAGGAGAACGAGGAGGCATCCGAGTACGAGTCggtcttggtctcggcaGCTTCCGATCTGGTGGGCGCCATGGCCAATGTGCTTGGTGCCGACTTTACCGATCCGTTGAAGCAGTTTATGCCGCAGATCATGAAGTACTACACTCCCGGACGATCTGTAAGCGACCGTTCTACGGCGATTGGTTCGTTGGGCGAAATCATCACGGGAATGAAGGGCGCCATCACTCCGTTTACGCAAGACATTCTGTCGTTGCTGTCACGTGCGCTctcggacgaggatgcaTCGGTGCGATCGAACGCCGTGTTTGCTTCGGGAGTGTTGATCGAGAACACGCAGGCAGACCTGAGCGCACACTTCCCTGCGCTGCTTAACGCCATCCGACNNNNNNNNNNNNNNNNNNNNNNNNNNNNNNNNNNNNNNNNNNNNNNNNNNNNNNNNNNNNNNNNNNNNNNNNNNNNNNNNNNNNNNNNNNNNNNNNNNNNcggacgaggtggtgacGGCGCGTGACAACGCGTGTGGGTGCCTTTCAAGAATGATTATCAAGAACGCTGAAGCTGTGCCGCTGGATCAGGCTTTGCCTATCCTATTTTCTTCGTTGCCGCTACAGAAGGACATGGCTGAGTGGTCGCCGGTGCTGCACTGTATGATGAACCTGATCCAGGCGAACAACGCAGTGGCATCGCAGAACATCGAAACGATCCTGCAGCTGTTTGCACACGTGCTTGCCGGCGATGAGGACAACCTGGGCGCACTGCTGCGTGGGCAGGTATGCGGCTTTGTGAGCCAGCTCAACACGCAGATCCCAGACAAGGTGCAGGCTGCAGGTTTGCAGCAGTACCTCGTATAAGCGcgcgtcgtcgacgctttTCCGGATCGACGTCGGTCGGACAGGCTCGATCCTGGTCATTGCACAACATACCCGAGTAGTGTTTGATATACATTTGCTCAACTGCACTTAGCATCCTCCGTCTCAACTTTTCTTCGCAGTGACGTGAACGGCGAGTCTGGCCTCGATCCTCCTTTTTGTGTTCTTTCCCATCATTTAGACGTATCCAATCACGACTGGTCAGCTTTCGTATTGCGTGTCAGCGACGTGTCTGTGAGAGTGGTTGTGCAGATAGACTGTGCACACAAACGTGAATGCGGAGAGGgcgcgaatcacgaatcacgaatcacgaaccacgaaccacaaaCCACGAACCGAGGGCGCGAAATACAAACAGGAGCGACTTGACAGCGAAAGATCTGGAACCGTGAACACTTGAAACTCTCACAACTGACTCTAGACAACccaatctgtgaatcacgaatcgtgaatcacaaatttGGGACAGGGtccttcacgctttgtCGGCTAGGGCATGCCACAaagcgattcgtgaataCCAGAGGAGACTCGCGCTGAGGCAGCTGTGCACGTTCGTTCAGATCTAGTTAAGAAAAATGAAAATGGGCtacaaatcgtgaatagagACGCAGCAACTAACGTAACGTTAAGTTATATCGTACTATAGAACAATCACCAATACAACCGAGCTGTCAGGTGCTCGGGGTTAAATATATTTATTGAAAGGAGCGCATACAGCTGTTGCAGGCCATCCAAGAACGCGACCAAAAGCAACTTGaaaactcgtgactgtttgCGAGAgtccaacactcacgactcacaactcgacgattcgtgatcctTGATTTGGGGTTTTGGCATGCTCGGCGTGGAAGCGCTTCGCGCTTGTACATCCACGATGGAtcactcacagactcacaTACTGTACAACTTTAGCGCGTCGGCCTGCAAGTTGA contains the following coding sequences:
- a CDS encoding uncharacterized protein (related to KAP123 - Importin beta-4 subunit), giving the protein MDPSFVQGLHELLKQSNVPDTNTVKAATEQLQNNYYKNPQCIPALFEILATSPDLAVRQLAAVELRKRLAKSGGKVWTKQPVNVRDGVKAKLLEVVTNEQVAAVRNAIARVISEIAKRELPAGSWPALLPFLFQAADSANATHRQVSLFVFYTVLETFVDGGEALDKHLPQIMQLFAKSLQDPESLEVRVTTVRALGKVAQNLESDASADLAAMQSAVPQMVGVLNQCLEQSNQDGVRQILDVLEEICMLEVPIISNHIAELIDFFLANGANQEHEEDLRLMCLNSLIWICSYKRSKVQSLGLAKHMIARLMPIAVEEDSEDVDEDSPSRLALRVIDGLATELPPSHVFPPLLEQMQAYMSHQDPHHRKAAMMAFGVSVEGCSEYIRPHMNELWPFVEAGLKDPEPVVRKAACVALGCLCEMLEEECAAKHATLLPVIMELVNDAATQRSACTALDSLLEVMGSDISQYLPAIMERLAGLLETAPIPVKATVTGAIGSAAHASKAGFLPYFDQTMQRIKPFLTLTEEGDAMDLRGITTDTVGTFAEAVGKEAFRPYFQDLMKLAFEGLDLNNPRLRECSFIFFAVMSRVFGEEFTPFLQHVVPRLIQSCQQSEHDPVPGASGDGTINGIGIPGMSAGGDDDDDDDGFVDIDELNDAFLNVNSAIAIEKEVAADSLGEIFAHTKSGFLPYIQESVEQLVILLEHFYQGIRKSAVSALFTYINTLNELSQPQPWQSGVQVKVPLNADVQKLVNAVIPAVMEMWESEDDRTAAIEVCQSLAECLNKNGPAIIAPDHLDTVCTYTIMILEKKSPPQLDSEIPEEENEEASEYESVLVSAASDLVGAMANVLGADFTDPLKQFMPQIMKYYTPGRSVSDRSTAIGSLGEIITGMKGAITPFTQDILSLLSRALSDEDASVRSNAVFASGVLIENTQADLSAHFPALLNAIRDEVVTARDNACGCLSRMIIKNAEAVPLDQALPILFSSLPLQKDMAEWSPVLHCMMNLIQANNAVASQNIETILQLFAHVLAGDEDNLGALLRGQVCGFVSQLNTQIPDKVQAAGLQQYLV